One segment of Pseudodesulfovibrio sp. 5S69 DNA contains the following:
- the ada gene encoding bifunctional DNA-binding transcriptional regulator/O6-methylguanine-DNA methyltransferase Ada — MTSKQSPYDDRLRAVLNRDASASGFVYAVRTTGVYCRPGCPSRSPNPENVRFFDTPALAEQAGFRPCKRCRPDAPDHLDARSARVAAACRTIEQSLADGAAPPSLEDLARGAGLSPSHFQRLFKTRTGITPKEYALAVRDGRVREALAKGVSVTEAIYAAGFGAPSRFYERAGQALGMPPATYRRGGRGLTIRYATADCFLGVVLAGFTDLGICAIEFGDAREPLVQALRQRFPEADLHDAQGELAPLLAEVAAFVRRPDRGLDLPLDIQGTAFQQRVWQELMRIPAGETRTYGDVARALDAPGAVRAVAAACAANPLAVAVPCHRVLRKSGELAGYRWGLERKRRLLEIERESE, encoded by the coding sequence ATGACCTCCAAGCAATCGCCATATGACGACCGCCTCCGGGCGGTCCTGAATCGGGACGCCTCGGCCTCGGGGTTCGTCTACGCGGTACGCACCACCGGCGTCTACTGCCGCCCCGGCTGCCCGTCGCGCTCGCCCAACCCCGAGAATGTGCGTTTCTTCGACACCCCGGCCCTCGCCGAGCAGGCGGGCTTCAGGCCGTGCAAGCGCTGCCGCCCGGACGCCCCGGACCACCTGGACGCGCGTTCCGCCCGCGTGGCGGCCGCCTGCCGGACCATCGAACAGTCCCTGGCCGACGGCGCGGCGCCGCCGTCCCTCGAAGACCTGGCCCGCGGCGCGGGGCTGAGTCCGTCCCATTTCCAGCGTCTGTTCAAGACCCGCACCGGGATCACGCCCAAGGAGTACGCCCTGGCCGTGCGCGACGGGCGGGTCCGCGAGGCCCTGGCCAAGGGCGTGTCCGTGACCGAAGCCATATACGCGGCGGGCTTCGGCGCGCCGAGCCGGTTCTACGAACGCGCCGGCCAGGCCCTGGGCATGCCGCCCGCCACGTACCGCAGGGGCGGGCGCGGGTTGACCATCCGCTACGCCACGGCCGACTGCTTCCTCGGCGTGGTCCTGGCCGGGTTCACCGACCTCGGCATCTGCGCCATCGAATTCGGCGACGCCCGCGAGCCCCTGGTCCAGGCCCTGCGCCAACGCTTCCCCGAGGCCGACCTGCACGACGCCCAGGGTGAACTCGCCCCCCTGCTCGCCGAGGTGGCCGCCTTTGTCCGCCGCCCGGACCGGGGACTGGACCTGCCCCTGGACATCCAGGGCACCGCCTTCCAACAGCGCGTCTGGCAAGAGCTCATGCGCATCCCGGCGGGCGAGACGCGGACCTACGGCGATGTGGCCCGCGCCCTGGACGCGCCCGGGGCCGTCCGCGCCGTGGCCGCGGCCTGCGCCGCCAACCCCCTGGCCGTGGCCGTCCCCTGCCACCGCGTCCTGCGCAAGTCCGGCGAGCTGGCGGGCTACCGCTGGGGGCTGGAGCGGAAGCGGCGGCTCCTCGAAATCGAGCGCGAGTCCGAATAG
- a CDS encoding LysM peptidoglycan-binding domain-containing protein, giving the protein MKKLILLAIALCVMLAWGCSKKVQTEPEVVVVEEKEVIVEQPAPAPVVDPMAVYKAEYDALPVTHTVTKGECLWWISEYKHVYNDPFMWPLIYKANRDKIKNPDLIYPGQQFDVPRYGFDLEEVKASRKEAGAPWKALEPGQDAVIPAEMRAALGYSF; this is encoded by the coding sequence ATGAAGAAGCTGATTTTACTGGCAATCGCCCTGTGCGTCATGCTCGCCTGGGGTTGTTCCAAGAAAGTCCAGACCGAACCCGAAGTGGTTGTGGTCGAAGAAAAGGAAGTCATCGTCGAACAGCCCGCGCCCGCGCCCGTGGTCGATCCCATGGCCGTGTACAAGGCTGAGTACGATGCGCTGCCCGTGACCCATACCGTGACCAAGGGCGAATGCCTGTGGTGGATTTCCGAGTACAAGCACGTGTACAACGATCCGTTCATGTGGCCCCTGATCTACAAGGCCAACCGTGACAAGATCAAGAATCCCGATCTGATCTACCCCGGCCAGCAGTTCGACGTGCCCCGCTACGGGTTCGACCTCGAGGAAGTGAAAGCCTCCCGCAAGGAAGCCGGTGCTCCCTGGAAGGCCCTTGAGCCCGGCCAGGATGCCGTCATCCCCGCGGAGATGCGCGCCGCGCTCGGCTACAGCTTCTAA
- a CDS encoding sensor histidine kinase encodes MPNNREEGSSPLQFVRVISWTLLVIILSFSLLLSLFISKYAEQTLLEKQEAFALLLAENVSHQLFTRFVIPTVLKFGAIRLRNEDQAGAMDKVVRSTIHSFHVSSLRIYDREGNITYSLNKDEVGSEGNADYMVNKTWETEDFSAEILSKVSKIASLFRVSLDPGSMVLRAYYPLRVERSLTDMEANPIMGILEFQQDITADYLATLNFERLIIAFSLVTSLVLFFLVLTVLRRAERLSNRQLREKERLIFELQQQEKLAGMGRMVAGVAHEIRNPLGIICSSSELILKKAKKENNSNVRILEALHEEAKRLSRTVTEFLDYARPKKPAMHDVDIRSILDQVAVFLEPECEKLGVTVDREFEGDMTTKGDKDLLYRAFYNLVANSLQAMNGPGELSIRAARGEEGLHVTLVDTGPGFDPAHLDQVRDPFFTTKDTGTGLGLALVSTIFESHGAEMALSNAEEGGARVDVIFPA; translated from the coding sequence TTGCCGAATAATCGTGAGGAAGGCAGCAGCCCGCTCCAGTTCGTCCGGGTCATTTCCTGGACCCTGCTGGTCATCATCCTGAGTTTCAGCCTGCTGCTGTCGCTCTTCATCTCCAAGTACGCGGAGCAGACCCTGCTCGAAAAGCAGGAGGCCTTTGCCCTGCTCCTGGCCGAAAACGTCAGCCACCAGTTGTTCACCCGCTTCGTCATCCCCACGGTGTTGAAGTTCGGGGCCATCCGGCTGCGCAACGAGGACCAGGCGGGCGCCATGGACAAGGTGGTCCGCTCGACCATCCACAGCTTCCACGTGTCCTCCCTGCGCATCTACGACCGCGAAGGGAACATCACCTATTCCCTGAACAAGGACGAGGTGGGCAGCGAGGGCAACGCCGATTACATGGTCAACAAGACCTGGGAAACCGAGGACTTCAGCGCGGAGATCCTGTCCAAGGTCTCCAAGATCGCCTCCCTGTTCCGGGTCAGCCTCGACCCGGGCTCCATGGTCCTGCGCGCCTATTACCCCCTGCGGGTCGAACGCAGCCTGACCGACATGGAGGCCAACCCGATCATGGGTATCCTGGAATTCCAGCAGGACATCACCGCCGACTACCTGGCCACGCTGAACTTCGAGCGCCTGATCATCGCCTTCTCCCTGGTCACCTCCCTGGTCCTCTTCTTCCTGGTCCTGACCGTCCTGCGCCGGGCCGAACGGCTGTCCAACAGGCAGTTGCGCGAAAAGGAACGGCTCATCTTCGAGCTCCAGCAGCAGGAAAAGCTGGCGGGCATGGGCCGCATGGTCGCAGGCGTGGCTCACGAGATCCGCAACCCGCTGGGGATCATCTGCTCCAGTTCCGAGCTGATCCTGAAAAAGGCCAAGAAGGAGAACAACTCCAACGTGCGCATCCTCGAGGCCCTGCACGAGGAGGCCAAGCGGCTGTCGCGCACGGTCACGGAGTTTCTGGACTACGCCCGGCCCAAGAAACCGGCCATGCACGACGTGGACATCCGGTCCATCCTCGACCAGGTGGCCGTCTTTCTGGAGCCCGAGTGCGAGAAGCTCGGCGTGACCGTGGACCGCGAATTCGAAGGCGACATGACCACCAAGGGCGACAAGGACCTGCTCTACCGCGCCTTCTACAACCTGGTGGCCAATTCCCTCCAGGCCATGAACGGACCGGGCGAGTTGTCCATCCGGGCGGCCCGGGGCGAAGAGGGGTTGCACGTGACTCTGGTCGACACCGGGCCCGGCTTCGACCCCGCACACCTGGACCAGGTGCGCGACCCGTTCTTCACCACCAAGGACACCGGGACCGGCCTGGGACTGGCCCTGGTCTCGACCATCTTCGAAAGCCACGGCGCGGAGATGGCCTTGAGCAACGCCGAAGAGGGCGGCGCGCGGGTGGACGTCATCTTCCCCGCCTAA
- a CDS encoding glucose-6-phosphate isomerase, translating into MADILDWTNADLERLDMATYEDKAADMAARLREETGAGRLPFLTMPYAAELREQLAGLKGYLEGFEHMLLLGIGGSALGARALQKAFYPSQDRPGHTNRSLWIADNVDAYALDAYIEKLPPEKTVVVTVSKSGGTIETVGQYFIIKEWMKERLGDKWAKHMLLVTDAKQGFLRGEVEAYGIKALPVPDNLGGRYSVLSAVGLVPALFLGMDIDALLSGAREVADVLADPALSGETLAGTQAFRLAAWGAALMDKGFTEMIFFAYIPLWASFGDWFAQLWAESLGKEGKGSQPVPAVGVTDQHSVNQMFMDGVRNKACLFLTCPTLPAGPSFPADLPDQFAYVRGKPFGELIQAEGLGTRMALSKNGVPLVEIQVGADGPKQAGKLIGLLGAATILTGWLMGINPLDQPAVELGKRLAKARMDADGLEDEKADLNAFLNAQRDLREF; encoded by the coding sequence ATGGCTGACATTCTCGACTGGACCAACGCGGACCTCGAACGACTCGATATGGCGACCTATGAAGACAAGGCGGCGGACATGGCCGCGCGCCTGCGCGAGGAAACCGGGGCGGGCAGACTGCCCTTCCTGACCATGCCCTACGCGGCCGAACTGAGGGAACAACTTGCCGGGCTCAAGGGCTACCTCGAAGGCTTCGAGCACATGCTCCTGCTCGGCATCGGCGGCTCGGCCCTGGGCGCCCGCGCCCTGCAAAAGGCCTTCTATCCCAGCCAGGACCGGCCCGGCCACACGAACAGAAGCCTGTGGATCGCGGACAACGTGGACGCGTACGCCCTGGATGCGTACATAGAAAAGCTCCCGCCGGAGAAGACCGTGGTGGTCACGGTTTCCAAGTCCGGCGGGACCATCGAGACCGTGGGCCAGTATTTCATTATCAAGGAGTGGATGAAGGAGCGGCTCGGCGACAAGTGGGCCAAGCACATGCTCCTGGTCACCGACGCGAAGCAGGGCTTTTTGCGCGGCGAGGTCGAGGCCTACGGCATCAAGGCCCTGCCCGTGCCCGACAATCTCGGCGGGCGCTACTCCGTGCTCTCCGCCGTGGGCCTGGTCCCGGCCCTGTTCCTGGGCATGGACATCGACGCCCTCCTCAGCGGCGCGCGCGAGGTAGCCGACGTCCTGGCCGACCCGGCCCTGAGCGGCGAAACCCTGGCCGGAACCCAGGCATTTCGCCTGGCCGCCTGGGGCGCGGCGCTCATGGACAAGGGCTTTACGGAGATGATCTTTTTCGCCTATATCCCCTTGTGGGCCAGCTTCGGGGACTGGTTCGCCCAGTTGTGGGCCGAATCGCTGGGCAAGGAAGGCAAGGGCAGCCAGCCCGTGCCCGCCGTGGGCGTGACCGACCAGCACTCGGTGAACCAGATGTTCATGGACGGCGTGCGCAACAAGGCGTGCCTGTTCCTGACCTGCCCGACCCTGCCCGCCGGGCCGAGTTTCCCGGCCGACCTGCCCGACCAGTTCGCCTACGTCCGGGGCAAACCCTTCGGCGAGCTGATCCAGGCCGAGGGGCTGGGCACACGCATGGCCCTGTCCAAAAACGGCGTGCCCCTGGTGGAAATCCAGGTGGGCGCGGACGGGCCGAAACAGGCGGGCAAGCTCATCGGGCTGCTCGGCGCGGCCACCATCCTGACCGGCTGGCTCATGGGCATCAACCCCCTGGACCAGCCCGCCGTGGAGCTGGGCAAGCGGCTGGCCAAGGCGCGCATGGACGCGGACGGGCTCGAGGACGAGAAGGCGGACCTGAACGCCTTCCTGAACGCACAACGAGATTTACGGGAGTTCTGA
- a CDS encoding DinB family protein — protein MFEPEAMRDKVEAFDRLLSATPPEVAHIRPAPDAWTLTEIVGHLVDSASNNHQRFARLRMGDLDSFPGYEAEAWVKAQGYDGFDFAALAGLWRQYNAFLLHLAATTPETAAGNAWASEGKSLTLESLVGDYYEHLSLHTEHYARRLAEVSDPLPPA, from the coding sequence ATGTTCGAACCCGAGGCCATGCGCGACAAGGTGGAGGCCTTTGACCGGCTGCTATCGGCCACCCCGCCGGAGGTGGCGCACATCCGGCCCGCGCCCGACGCCTGGACCTTGACCGAGATCGTCGGGCATCTGGTGGATTCGGCCTCCAACAACCACCAGCGGTTCGCCCGCCTGCGGATGGGCGACCTCGACTCCTTTCCGGGCTACGAGGCCGAAGCCTGGGTCAAGGCCCAGGGATACGATGGATTCGACTTCGCCGCGCTCGCCGGACTCTGGCGGCAATACAACGCCTTCCTGCTCCACCTGGCCGCGACCACGCCGGAGACGGCCGCGGGCAATGCGTGGGCATCGGAGGGCAAGTCCCTGACCCTGGAATCCTTGGTCGGGGACTACTACGAGCACCTCTCGCTGCACACGGAGCACTACGCGCGGCGGCTCGCCGAGGTCAGCGATCCCCTTCCGCCCGCCTGA
- the radA gene encoding DNA repair protein RadA: MKTKETYRCAACGAQSPRWQGQCPSCKEWNTLEAVTVSKKTSAPVGAAASQSSPQLLENLESEHLGARPSGLPSLDDLLGEGLVPGAAILVGGEPGIGKSTLLLQLAGSQARLGHTAVYLSGEESLPQLKSRAGRLGLLGPGLMAMATNKVEDGLAVLEGPNPPELLIVDSVQTLASPLAEGIPGSVSQVRAVSSELVEKTKKCGTTLILVGHVTKDGQIAGPKLLEHMVDTVLYLEGDRKHFSRILRVLKNRFGPSDELIVFTMKEQGLEVVEDPATFFLGARDPSLSGTAMALAVDGQRPFAVEVQALVSKSFLTIPRRTALGFDTNRLNLLLAVLEKRLRLNLSGHDIYAKITGGLASRDPGLDLAVVAAVMSSFYDQPLPEASVFWGEIDLNGQVRPVAAHDVRLKQAGRLGHGPVCHSGTAPTLAELQRLLFGKR, translated from the coding sequence ATGAAAACAAAGGAAACCTACCGTTGCGCCGCATGCGGCGCGCAGTCCCCCCGCTGGCAGGGCCAGTGTCCGTCCTGCAAGGAATGGAACACGCTCGAAGCCGTGACCGTGTCGAAGAAGACCTCGGCCCCGGTGGGCGCGGCCGCGTCACAGTCCTCGCCCCAACTCCTTGAGAACCTGGAGAGCGAGCACCTCGGGGCCCGGCCGTCCGGGCTGCCCTCCCTGGACGACCTGCTCGGCGAAGGATTGGTGCCGGGCGCGGCCATCCTGGTGGGCGGCGAGCCCGGCATCGGCAAGTCCACCCTGCTCCTGCAGCTGGCGGGCAGCCAGGCGCGGCTCGGGCACACGGCGGTTTACCTGTCCGGCGAGGAGTCCCTGCCACAGCTCAAGTCCAGGGCGGGCAGGCTCGGGCTGCTCGGCCCCGGCCTGATGGCCATGGCCACCAACAAGGTCGAGGACGGACTGGCCGTTCTGGAGGGACCCAATCCGCCGGAGCTGCTCATCGTGGACTCGGTCCAGACCCTGGCCTCGCCGCTGGCCGAGGGCATCCCCGGCTCGGTCAGCCAGGTGCGCGCCGTGTCCAGCGAACTGGTGGAGAAGACCAAGAAATGCGGGACCACCCTCATCCTGGTGGGCCATGTGACCAAGGACGGCCAGATCGCCGGGCCCAAGCTGCTCGAACACATGGTCGACACAGTCCTGTACCTGGAGGGCGACCGCAAGCATTTCTCGCGCATCCTGCGCGTGCTCAAGAACCGCTTCGGCCCGAGCGACGAACTGATCGTCTTCACCATGAAGGAGCAGGGGCTGGAGGTGGTCGAGGACCCGGCGACCTTTTTCCTGGGCGCGCGGGACCCGTCCCTGTCGGGCACGGCCATGGCGCTGGCGGTGGACGGGCAGCGGCCCTTTGCCGTGGAGGTCCAGGCCCTGGTCTCCAAATCCTTCCTGACCATCCCCAGACGCACGGCGCTCGGCTTCGACACCAACCGGCTGAACCTGCTCCTGGCCGTGCTCGAAAAGCGCCTTCGGCTCAACCTGAGCGGCCACGACATCTACGCCAAGATCACCGGCGGGCTGGCCTCCAGGGACCCCGGCCTGGACCTGGCCGTGGTCGCCGCGGTCATGTCGTCCTTCTACGACCAGCCCCTGCCCGAGGCCTCGGTCTTCTGGGGCGAGATCGACCTGAACGGACAGGTCCGCCCGGTGGCCGCCCACGACGTGCGCCTCAAGCAGGCTGGCCGGCTGGGTCACGGCCCGGTCTGCCATTCGGGCACGGCCCCGACCCTGGCCGAGCTGCAACGGCTGCTCTTCGGCAAACGCTAG
- a CDS encoding AzlC family ABC transporter permease — protein sequence MNGIKYSFLSGARDSIPILLGMVPFGLICGAVSAGAGMSLWGALGFTWAINAGASQLAALQLMEHHASLAVVVLTGLIINLRFFMYSASIAPHLKTMPLPGRALLGFILSDQAYALAIARFHREDGGEVNKPFYFFGAAMAVWVSYSIGAVFGASVGTIIPPAWDLGFAVPLTFIAVVVPAIKDRPAGLAALAAGLVAYFADGLPYNLGLMAGAVTGILTGYLAERRLARD from the coding sequence ATGAACGGTATCAAATATTCCTTTTTGTCCGGGGCGCGGGACTCCATCCCCATCCTGCTCGGCATGGTGCCCTTCGGGCTCATCTGCGGCGCGGTCAGCGCGGGTGCGGGCATGTCCCTGTGGGGTGCGCTCGGTTTCACCTGGGCCATCAACGCGGGGGCCAGCCAACTGGCGGCCCTGCAACTCATGGAGCACCACGCCTCCCTGGCCGTGGTCGTGCTCACCGGGCTGATCATCAATCTGCGCTTCTTCATGTACTCGGCGTCCATCGCCCCGCACCTGAAGACCATGCCCCTGCCGGGCCGGGCCCTGCTCGGGTTCATCCTGTCGGACCAGGCCTACGCCCTGGCCATCGCCCGTTTCCATCGGGAGGACGGCGGGGAGGTCAACAAACCGTTCTACTTCTTTGGCGCGGCCATGGCCGTCTGGGTGTCCTATTCCATCGGGGCCGTCTTCGGCGCGTCGGTGGGTACCATAATCCCGCCGGCCTGGGACCTGGGCTTCGCCGTGCCCCTGACCTTCATCGCCGTGGTCGTGCCCGCCATCAAGGACCGGCCCGCAGGACTCGCCGCCCTGGCCGCCGGGCTGGTGGCCTATTTCGCGGACGGCCTGCCGTACAATCTCGGGCTCATGGCCGGGGCCGTGACCGGCATCCTGACCGGATACCTGGCCGAGAGGAGGCTTGCGCGTGACTGA
- a CDS encoding AzlD domain-containing protein: MTDSEYYWLVALLLGLGTFLIRFSFILVVDRVTFPEAVVRMLRFIPASVLPAIIVPAVLLHGTDGGPVGLARPVAALVAVLAARKTRNILVTILSGMATLWLLRAIL; this comes from the coding sequence GTGACTGATTCGGAGTACTACTGGCTGGTCGCTCTGCTCCTGGGGCTGGGGACCTTCCTGATCCGCTTCTCCTTCATCCTTGTCGTGGACCGGGTGACCTTTCCCGAGGCCGTAGTGCGCATGCTCCGTTTCATCCCGGCTTCGGTCCTGCCCGCCATCATCGTGCCCGCGGTCCTGCTGCACGGCACCGACGGCGGGCCCGTCGGCCTGGCCCGGCCCGTGGCCGCCCTGGTCGCCGTGCTGGCGGCCCGGAAGACCCGCAACATCCTGGTGACCATCCTCAGCGGGATGGCGACGCTCTGGCTCCTGCGCGCCATACTGTAG
- a CDS encoding glycosyltransferase family A protein, with product MSTGRADAPAAFWRALPEDLKALLRLGFTGRSHLLDVAGRCLRAGRTELAETLAGALAEIAGDALNTLAADHPLDGGLAAELLATGSAVALLPPETLARLRILADHWTRPADAAPLLDILAARDFGRIRAFLDRAVRDEPGNLFWREQAVTVGAVENAPDFVFACLEAVAPEAVRPVLGVAMTRARALFSPMGTPPPEALLAAARRAPWNASLVLRAFDALSGVAVQRCPLPGRTAVLLYSWNKADELDATLASLLAADLTGCSVFVLDNGSTDGTAEVLARRGARFADVLGADRFTVVSLPVNIGAAAARNWLLHLDAVQAHDFCCYLDDDVELPPDWLARLGAAVKRYPEAGVWGCKVVDHANPLCIQSADSHLAMDPTERADLTRLAPNPFSLTDLHVQTLDTGGFDFLRPCASVTGCCHLFRTRTLLESGDFAIQLSPSQYDDMEHDLRLCEAGRFPVYQGHLAVRHRKRTGAASLTSAQEHGSALGNKYKMQTMHTRADIADALTAEQALLEADLLGKFEYLEGV from the coding sequence ATGAGCACGGGCCGCGCTGACGCTCCGGCCGCCTTCTGGCGCGCCCTGCCCGAAGACCTCAAGGCCCTGCTGCGCCTGGGGTTCACGGGCCGGTCCCACCTGCTCGACGTGGCCGGGCGCTGCCTGCGCGCGGGCCGGACCGAGCTTGCGGAAACCCTCGCGGGGGCCCTCGCCGAGATCGCCGGGGACGCCCTGAACACCCTGGCCGCCGACCATCCGCTGGACGGCGGGCTGGCCGCCGAACTGCTGGCCACCGGATCTGCCGTGGCCCTGCTGCCCCCCGAAACCCTGGCCCGGCTGCGCATCCTGGCCGACCATTGGACGCGTCCGGCCGACGCCGCGCCGCTGCTCGACATCCTGGCCGCCCGCGATTTCGGTCGGATCCGCGCCTTCCTGGACCGGGCCGTGCGCGACGAGCCCGGCAACCTGTTCTGGCGCGAGCAGGCCGTAACCGTCGGCGCGGTGGAAAACGCCCCGGACTTCGTCTTCGCCTGCCTGGAGGCCGTGGCGCCCGAGGCCGTCCGCCCGGTCCTCGGCGTGGCCATGACACGCGCCCGAGCCCTGTTTTCCCCCATGGGAACTCCGCCCCCGGAAGCGCTGCTCGCCGCCGCCCGCCGAGCCCCGTGGAACGCGAGTCTGGTCCTGCGCGCCTTTGACGCGCTCTCGGGTGTGGCCGTTCAGCGTTGCCCGCTGCCTGGCCGGACCGCCGTGCTGCTCTATTCCTGGAACAAGGCGGACGAACTCGACGCCACCCTCGCCTCGCTGCTCGCCGCCGACCTGACCGGCTGTTCGGTCTTCGTCCTGGATAACGGGTCCACGGACGGAACCGCCGAGGTCCTGGCCCGCCGGGGGGCGCGGTTCGCAGACGTTCTCGGCGCGGACCGGTTCACGGTGGTTTCCTTGCCGGTGAACATCGGAGCGGCCGCCGCGCGCAACTGGCTGCTCCATCTGGACGCGGTGCAGGCGCACGATTTCTGCTGCTATCTCGACGACGACGTGGAGCTGCCGCCCGACTGGCTGGCCCGGTTGGGCGCGGCGGTCAAGCGCTATCCCGAGGCGGGCGTATGGGGCTGCAAGGTGGTGGACCACGCCAACCCGCTGTGCATCCAGAGCGCGGACAGCCACCTGGCCATGGACCCCACGGAACGGGCCGACCTGACCCGGCTGGCCCCCAATCCGTTTTCGCTCACGGACCTGCACGTGCAGACGCTCGACACCGGCGGATTCGATTTTCTGCGCCCCTGCGCGTCGGTCACCGGCTGCTGCCACCTGTTCCGCACCCGGACCCTGCTCGAATCCGGCGACTTCGCCATCCAACTTTCCCCGTCCCAGTACGACGACATGGAGCACGACCTGCGGCTGTGCGAGGCGGGCCGGTTCCCGGTCTACCAGGGCCACCTGGCCGTGCGCCACAGGAAACGCACCGGCGCGGCATCCCTGACCTCGGCGCAGGAGCACGGCAGCGCGCTGGGCAACAAGTACAAGATGCAGACCATGCACACCCGCGCCGACATCGCCGACGCCCTCACGGCCGAGCAGGCTTTGCTCGAAGCCGACCTGCTCGGCAAGTTCGAATACCTCGAAGGGGTGTAG